In the genome of Massilia sp. PAMC28688, one region contains:
- a CDS encoding AAA family ATPase — MQKPENISADKEQAGSQWPGRDTPDRPCSIGDHPVSMGIYHCPTVMLEELTACVTAWIDTGVEGAVISSPPGSGKTHATRWVSQHLGQQFPEVGFARVSASASSVSGLGVGTFTTFSRDGEPVGPIFIKNGGMLQKSLEDFADRTGQRTIVLWIDDAHFLTTSADDKLRRVKDELKNKAIRLFVFLVEQGSVHGLNEKLASFSSEIAPTSIAVDEFQFSGLHSVSDIETSLDAFDETLFPIGSGPVTPIEPSFGAVEFELRGLRSAIDIEHSLNAIDTTCFPSGSNWSFTQFFLPQAYQNGLRLKTHAAALWRVFLEEGDGGDETEVQILYFLRAVECALINGAELDCADLVLDEEFWRAAVLQSGWVNSQNFQRSFLRSYG, encoded by the coding sequence ATGCAAAAACCAGAAAATATAAGCGCCGACAAAGAACAGGCCGGTTCTCAGTGGCCGGGTAGAGACACCCCGGATCGCCCCTGCAGTATTGGAGACCACCCCGTTTCCATGGGCATCTACCACTGCCCCACCGTGATGTTGGAGGAATTGACTGCATGCGTTACCGCATGGATCGATACAGGGGTTGAAGGGGCTGTCATTTCTTCGCCGCCCGGGTCGGGAAAGACTCACGCAACGCGATGGGTTAGCCAACACCTGGGTCAGCAGTTTCCCGAAGTCGGATTCGCAAGGGTTAGCGCCAGCGCATCCAGCGTGTCAGGACTAGGTGTCGGAACTTTTACCACTTTTTCCAGAGATGGAGAGCCAGTTGGGCCAATTTTTATTAAAAACGGCGGTATGCTTCAGAAGTCTCTGGAGGACTTTGCCGATCGCACGGGGCAACGAACGATTGTTCTGTGGATCGATGACGCGCATTTCCTGACCACTTCGGCCGATGATAAATTGCGCCGAGTAAAGGATGAACTCAAAAATAAGGCGATACGGTTATTTGTGTTTCTGGTTGAACAGGGGAGCGTGCACGGACTGAATGAAAAGCTGGCTTCTTTCTCCTCCGAAATTGCTCCAACTTCGATCGCTGTCGATGAATTTCAATTCAGCGGCCTGCACTCAGTAAGTGATATCGAAACCAGCCTGGACGCGTTCGACGAGACTCTGTTTCCAATCGGCTCTGGCCCCGTTACTCCTATAGAACCTTCATTCGGCGCTGTTGAATTTGAACTCCGCGGCCTGCGCTCAGCAATCGATATTGAACACAGCCTAAACGCGATCGACACGACCTGTTTTCCAAGCGGCTCTAATTGGTCCTTCACACAATTTTTCTTGCCTCAAGCATATCAAAACGGGCTACGTTTGAAGACGCATGCTGCTGCGCTCTGGCGTGTATTTCTCGAGGAGGGCGATGGCGGCGATGAGACGGAGGTGCAAATTCTATATTTCTTGCGCGCAGTGGAGTGTGCGCTAATCAATGGTGCGGAGCTGGACTGTGCAGATCTCGTCCTAGATGAGGAATTCTGGAGAGCTGCAGTCTTACAATCAGGCTGGGTGAACAGCCAAAATTTTCAACGTTCATTCCTACGATCGTACGGGTAA